One Streptomyces sp. NBC_00554 DNA segment encodes these proteins:
- a CDS encoding glycoside hydrolase family 25 protein — translation MLRGIDVSAYQSSAYDTDGVSFVFIKATEGRSYINPKLTAQVKTARDSGCVVGFYHFLWPGNITAQAEYFVGKAPEKAGDLLAVDWETTGDGTHASNAEKDRFIRKVKELRPDHRVVLYTNRNYWLNVDTTSYAGDGLWIADYVTAGKPRIKAKWRFHQYTDEPLDKNVGDFATKAALRSWAEGA, via the coding sequence ATGCTGCGAGGCATCGACGTCAGCGCCTACCAGTCGTCCGCCTACGACACGGACGGCGTCTCCTTCGTCTTCATCAAGGCGACGGAGGGCCGTTCGTACATCAATCCCAAGCTCACCGCCCAGGTGAAGACGGCCCGCGACAGCGGATGCGTCGTCGGCTTCTACCACTTCCTGTGGCCCGGCAACATCACGGCCCAGGCCGAGTACTTCGTCGGCAAGGCCCCTGAGAAAGCAGGCGACTTGCTCGCCGTCGACTGGGAGACGACCGGCGACGGCACCCATGCGAGCAACGCGGAGAAGGACCGCTTCATCCGCAAGGTGAAGGAACTCCGGCCGGACCACCGGGTCGTGCTCTACACGAACCGGAACTACTGGCTCAACGTCGACACCACCTCGTACGCAGGGGACGGCCTGTGGATCGCCGACTACGTCACGGCGGGCAAGCCCCGCATCAAGGCCAAGTGGCGCTTCCACCAGTACACGGACGAGCCCCTGGACAAGAACGTGGGGGACTTCGCCACCAAGGCCGCGTTGCGTTCGTGGGCCGAGGGCGCCTGA
- a CDS encoding NB-ARC domain-containing protein — protein sequence MPENDGDLGWAKVQFCRRLGEDWHDLADLLGIPSYTQDGFPQGEKARRIWAWLEDTGRLGELPEKLTRIGRADLAGLLHGHAQLLTNTPSPSPYTNVPGLPSHYVERTDVITALEASLLASTPASGARIVTLTGMAGVGKSVTARAVARTPGVVGHFIDGVVWLDLGKKPDIQTRQNELIEALGGKVGVSADQQQANARINYLLRDKSLLLVLDDVWTPEDLRAFEIHHPTVTVLVTTRDRELLQTDVEEQTLDVLEESAALALFSRHLGVEVQELTADELGIVRECAGLPLALAVAGGFIRGRNRWRAPSLLERLRDGELEFGARLRDYPYPSLLKALDASTKELSPDELDCYLSLAVFKHAGTVPCAALSQFWSTRNLSEYEVQDMLVLLDRRSLLTLDADSERVTVHALLYDYIALSIEPADLRDRHRALADSYLGLWGGLDNNLSGLRPAPDLDQGQRYGIAHLVFHLKEGGRADEMHRLLALDAARGAADDGGANVWYTVRSTMHQDKGYLKDVREAWDAAAESRATRQDAAQGESAALCLQYALITASLSSIAAKFSPWLLFRLASTGAWPVDRSMHQALRIPDATSRAEALTLLLPHLAEADVDSVITEVLTGLPNINKARWAPLLGTLADRLTPEHIRTVLDALPKIRPSANIFADVVQALLPALTEPLARQALQSGTSVPFGPYRARARAALAQFLPAGERRAVLLDALCDTAYGGLPAAPLRNEVRAKITEALPGNMDDEEILDVLRRRSPDVRPTLRIALACAVLPLLGEASHRVVRDDALALATDLHMPFERSLSLSALAAATGGADRDTLVGTARQAALDVPKPEFKAYALAAAAITGRDSAAFREALEASIASARRAGDVQPRAFRLLCPHLPDELLDRAVDAAWLVRYQAGTAVWALLHRLGEEQLRRFLRHARRVPWVTPSIPYLLPLVYPFLPAALMPEALSVVESSESSADRCKMLQRIAPHMDAATAQAALELVREAEDRSQRYRAVAALAARVPPADRHRLMEETVADILAAGTEKELTARIDAVSEHLDKDQLLAVTALSGTLADVHLALSSLTTLMPFGIAGRRASLLASATELVPRISSPALRIRCLVDLSFVLPPTQRDPLLSDALTALEQVRSSGERLALVLTIVSATSPTTRPRALSSALTALASVGEPRLRAEAAAALLALIRRTPGPEPTETIAALETHAEVNATAAPDPERSAAALLKITGSPKRKLAFAMAATDEERRAGALADVAAALSPALVPEAAAGARHLEDRALRAQTLHAMADSVRGPQRNALLAEAYENRLSLQDRSSHIRVAANFLPLAPARVQLPTSYSLLQSAEALEDALGKCRAVTALANVVPPPLTGFVLHTARRIAVTSMRVHAVAAVCPRLPSRVASRAAVETVTAAAEREDPLTAAQALAKLSFVLEEAERGRIGRRILDAALGLESDRLKVASCAQLAEVDSPSLAESLVKEAKKFDHASRALVLARLRGQVGPVERAFALAHVKDIANPRERALAVRRLIPDTQDVDHVLEIIEGLSEQHHLQGVLLAELAPGRAPAVQARIMDAAMRIVRPGPRVTTVMAVAPLLHDEAELLELQGRLLVTCKGIKKRAERTLSLAALAAHARPEGRAELLAEVLVECLTLDNARNRADHVVQAGRTLADLPDEDRTVLLDSALRRATDKGRSAIVSCLPLLVPLMLSEGGDATVPRSARAVADAFRWWA from the coding sequence GTGCCGGAGAATGACGGCGACCTCGGGTGGGCCAAGGTCCAGTTCTGCCGTCGGTTGGGGGAGGACTGGCATGACCTCGCCGATCTGCTGGGCATCCCCTCGTACACCCAGGACGGTTTTCCCCAGGGCGAGAAGGCGAGGCGGATCTGGGCGTGGCTGGAGGACACGGGCCGGCTCGGCGAACTGCCGGAGAAACTGACACGCATCGGGCGCGCGGACCTCGCCGGCCTTCTGCACGGCCACGCCCAGCTACTCACGAACACCCCCTCGCCCAGCCCGTACACGAACGTTCCAGGACTGCCCTCCCACTATGTGGAGCGCACCGATGTGATCACCGCGCTGGAGGCCTCGCTACTCGCCTCCACGCCTGCGTCCGGTGCCCGCATCGTCACCCTCACCGGCATGGCGGGGGTGGGGAAGTCGGTGACCGCACGTGCCGTCGCCAGGACACCGGGCGTCGTCGGCCACTTCATCGACGGGGTGGTCTGGCTCGACCTGGGGAAGAAGCCCGACATCCAGACCCGCCAGAACGAGCTCATCGAGGCGCTCGGCGGCAAGGTCGGCGTCTCGGCGGACCAGCAGCAGGCCAACGCCCGCATCAACTACCTGTTGCGCGACAAGTCCCTGCTCCTGGTGCTCGACGACGTATGGACACCGGAGGACCTCAGGGCGTTCGAGATCCATCACCCCACCGTCACCGTCCTGGTGACCACCCGCGACCGCGAACTGCTGCAGACGGATGTCGAGGAACAGACGCTGGACGTCCTGGAGGAGTCGGCGGCGCTCGCCCTCTTCTCGCGGCATCTGGGCGTCGAGGTGCAGGAGTTGACGGCGGACGAGCTCGGCATCGTGCGCGAGTGTGCGGGACTGCCGCTGGCCCTGGCTGTGGCCGGCGGCTTCATCAGGGGGCGGAACCGGTGGCGGGCCCCGAGCCTCCTGGAGCGGCTGCGGGACGGCGAGCTGGAGTTCGGCGCACGGTTGCGTGACTATCCGTATCCCAGCCTGCTCAAGGCGCTGGACGCCAGCACCAAGGAACTGAGCCCCGACGAACTCGACTGCTACCTGAGCCTCGCGGTGTTCAAGCACGCCGGCACCGTGCCCTGCGCGGCGCTGTCACAGTTCTGGAGCACGAGGAACCTCAGCGAGTACGAGGTTCAGGACATGCTCGTGCTTCTGGACCGCAGATCGCTGCTGACGCTGGACGCGGACAGCGAACGTGTGACCGTGCACGCCCTCCTGTACGACTACATCGCCCTGAGCATCGAGCCGGCCGACCTGCGCGACAGGCACCGCGCCCTGGCGGACAGCTACCTCGGCCTCTGGGGCGGGCTCGACAACAACCTCTCCGGGCTGCGGCCCGCACCGGATCTGGACCAGGGGCAGCGCTACGGCATCGCTCACCTCGTATTCCATCTGAAGGAGGGGGGCCGCGCCGACGAGATGCACCGTCTGCTCGCGCTCGATGCCGCGCGCGGTGCGGCCGATGACGGCGGCGCCAACGTCTGGTACACGGTGCGCAGCACGATGCACCAGGACAAGGGCTACCTCAAGGACGTCCGGGAGGCCTGGGACGCCGCCGCCGAGAGCCGTGCGACGCGTCAGGACGCCGCACAGGGGGAGTCGGCGGCGCTCTGCCTGCAGTACGCGCTCATCACCGCTTCGCTGAGCAGCATCGCCGCCAAATTCTCGCCGTGGCTGCTGTTCCGGCTCGCGAGCACCGGTGCCTGGCCCGTCGACCGGTCCATGCACCAGGCCCTGAGAATCCCCGACGCGACGAGCAGGGCCGAGGCCCTCACCCTCCTGCTGCCGCACCTGGCCGAGGCGGACGTCGACAGCGTGATCACCGAGGTGCTCACCGGGCTTCCGAACATCAACAAGGCCCGGTGGGCCCCGCTGCTCGGCACGCTCGCCGACCGGCTGACTCCCGAACACATCCGGACGGTGCTGGACGCGCTTCCGAAGATCAGACCGTCCGCCAACATCTTCGCCGATGTGGTGCAGGCACTTCTCCCGGCGCTCACCGAGCCGTTGGCGCGGCAAGCCCTCCAGTCCGGCACCTCCGTCCCGTTCGGACCCTACCGAGCCAGGGCACGAGCCGCCCTCGCGCAGTTTCTGCCCGCCGGCGAACGCCGGGCCGTCCTGCTCGACGCCCTGTGCGACACCGCGTACGGAGGGCTTCCGGCAGCGCCGCTCAGAAATGAGGTCAGGGCCAAGATCACCGAAGCACTCCCCGGGAACATGGACGACGAGGAGATCCTCGACGTCCTGCGCCGCCGGTCCCCCGACGTGCGGCCCACCCTGCGGATCGCCCTGGCCTGTGCCGTGCTGCCCCTGCTCGGAGAGGCCAGTCACCGGGTCGTACGGGACGACGCACTTGCCCTGGCCACCGACCTGCACATGCCCTTCGAACGCTCCCTGAGCCTGTCGGCGCTCGCCGCCGCGACCGGGGGAGCCGACCGGGACACTCTGGTCGGGACCGCCCGCCAAGCGGCCCTCGACGTGCCCAAACCGGAGTTCAAGGCCTACGCGTTGGCCGCCGCCGCGATCACCGGCCGCGACTCCGCGGCTTTCCGTGAGGCCCTGGAGGCATCGATCGCGTCCGCGCGGCGGGCGGGAGACGTGCAGCCCCGAGCGTTCCGTCTCCTGTGCCCGCACCTTCCGGACGAACTGCTCGACCGGGCGGTCGACGCGGCGTGGTTGGTGAGATACCAGGCGGGAACGGCTGTCTGGGCACTTCTGCACAGGCTCGGGGAGGAGCAGCTCCGTCGGTTCCTGCGTCACGCCCGCAGAGTTCCCTGGGTGACTCCCTCGATTCCGTACCTCTTGCCGCTGGTCTACCCCTTCCTCCCCGCGGCCCTGATGCCCGAGGCGCTGTCGGTCGTCGAGTCCAGCGAGTCCTCGGCGGACCGGTGCAAGATGCTCCAGAGGATCGCCCCGCACATGGACGCGGCAACCGCGCAGGCGGCGCTGGAGCTGGTGCGCGAGGCGGAGGACCGGTCCCAGCGCTACCGCGCCGTCGCCGCGCTGGCCGCCCGAGTTCCTCCCGCCGACCGGCACCGGCTGATGGAGGAGACCGTCGCCGACATCCTGGCCGCCGGCACGGAGAAGGAGCTGACGGCGCGGATCGACGCCGTCAGCGAACACCTGGACAAGGACCAGCTGTTGGCGGTCACCGCCCTGAGCGGAACACTCGCCGACGTACACCTGGCCCTGTCCTCGCTCACCACCCTCATGCCGTTCGGGATCGCCGGACGGCGTGCGTCCCTCCTCGCGTCGGCGACCGAACTGGTACCTCGAATCAGCAGTCCTGCCCTGCGTATCCGATGCCTCGTGGACCTCTCCTTCGTGCTGCCGCCCACGCAGCGTGACCCTCTGCTGTCCGATGCCCTGACGGCTCTCGAGCAGGTCCGGTCGTCCGGCGAGCGGCTCGCGCTCGTTCTCACCATCGTGTCCGCGACCTCACCCACCACCAGACCGCGGGCGCTGAGTTCCGCGCTGACCGCGCTCGCCTCGGTGGGGGAGCCGCGACTGCGCGCCGAGGCCGCGGCCGCGCTGCTCGCACTCATCCGGCGCACGCCGGGTCCGGAACCGACGGAGACGATCGCGGCCCTGGAGACACACGCCGAGGTGAACGCGACCGCGGCCCCGGACCCGGAGCGCTCCGCCGCGGCGCTGCTCAAGATCACGGGTTCGCCCAAGCGGAAGCTGGCGTTCGCCATGGCGGCGACCGACGAGGAACGCAGGGCCGGGGCGCTGGCCGACGTCGCCGCCGCGCTGTCCCCGGCGCTCGTTCCGGAAGCGGCGGCAGGAGCCCGCCATCTCGAGGACCGCGCGCTGCGGGCGCAGACGCTGCACGCGATGGCCGACAGCGTGCGGGGGCCGCAGCGCAACGCGCTGCTGGCCGAGGCGTACGAGAACCGTCTGTCGCTCCAGGACCGCAGCTCGCACATCCGCGTCGCGGCGAACTTCCTGCCGCTCGCACCCGCCCGTGTACAACTGCCGACCAGCTACTCCCTGCTGCAGAGCGCCGAGGCCCTCGAGGACGCCCTGGGAAAGTGCCGGGCCGTCACCGCCCTCGCGAACGTGGTGCCGCCGCCGTTGACCGGATTCGTCCTGCACACGGCCCGTCGGATCGCCGTCACCTCCATGCGGGTGCACGCGGTCGCCGCGGTCTGCCCGCGGCTGCCGTCCCGGGTGGCGAGCCGCGCCGCCGTCGAGACGGTGACCGCCGCCGCGGAGCGGGAGGACCCCCTGACAGCGGCTCAGGCGCTGGCGAAGCTGTCCTTCGTCCTGGAGGAGGCCGAACGCGGCCGTATCGGCCGCCGGATTCTCGACGCCGCCCTGGGACTCGAGAGCGACAGGCTCAAGGTGGCGTCCTGCGCCCAACTGGCTGAGGTGGATTCGCCGTCCTTGGCGGAATCGCTGGTCAAGGAGGCCAAGAAGTTCGATCATGCGAGCAGGGCCCTGGTTCTGGCCCGGCTCAGAGGCCAAGTCGGCCCCGTGGAACGGGCGTTCGCCCTGGCGCACGTCAAAGACATCGCCAACCCGAGGGAACGGGCGCTCGCGGTCAGACGCCTGATTCCCGACACGCAGGACGTTGACCACGTCCTGGAGATCATCGAAGGGCTCAGCGAACAGCATCACCTTCAGGGTGTACTGCTGGCTGAACTGGCGCCGGGCCGTGCCCCCGCGGTACAGGCCAGGATCATGGATGCGGCGATGCGGATCGTCCGGCCCGGGCCGAGAGTGACCACGGTCATGGCGGTGGCGCCGCTCCTGCACGACGAGGCCGAACTGCTGGAGTTGCAGGGCCGTCTCCTGGTCACCTGCAAGGGGATCAAGAAGCGCGCGGAACGTACCCTCTCACTTGCGGCGCTGGCCGCCCACGCACGACCCGAGGGTCGGGCCGAGCTGCTCGCCGAGGTGCTGGTCGAGTGTCTGACGCTCGACAACGCGCGCAATCGGGCCGACCACGTCGTGCAGGCCGGCCGGACGCTGGCGGACCTGCCGGACGAGGACAGAACCGTGCTGCTGGACAGCGCCCTGCGGAGGGCAACCGACAAGGGCCGCTCGGCAATTGTGTCCTGCCTGCCTCTGCTGGTCCCCTTGATGCTGTCCGAAGGCGGGGACGCCACCGTGCCGCGCAGCGCACGGGCGGTGGCTGACGCCTTCCGGTGGTGGGCGTAG
- a CDS encoding Hsp70 family protein, with the protein MTQYVSKAVGIDLGTTNSAVAVMNPTDTDIVIHKGGMNARTTPSCVWRNPGNGELVVGRKAFARVGSEPEPITSVKRLMGSRRTVTLAGEERTPVEISAEILREMKRQIEEDVAEFDTPDVTWVVDRAVVTVPAYFDQPQIDATRKAAEAAGLRVVDLLHEPTAAASYYCWRTGTRDGTFLVYDLGGGTFDVSVVRCKAADFRVLGISGNTMLGGDDIDTALARHLQQLIQGDDWAMDLDLENDAEDRLRFRRLKSLAESVKKGLSNSEEFMLRDSGGLTDKEGQRVVIDTVMERAQLEKIARPLLERTFQYCDEALDQATREAGVTLADVDQIILAGGSTHLPLVREMVRSRLCSPAPGSPAPDGPRAKCTEPVYEQVDTVVALGAAVRASAVGGLDILNEERTVRVGFRGTVVTAADRTVVGGTVEALDPDLDLTGGSVRLSTEEYEDEAQLKPGGSFAFTRIPVQPDAQSLLTIEVLDADGELLATVGRAVVHDREAGAKPVGNPVRAAINAKPILLEVSREGRTEREELIPALRSLPFKERYDFSHPGDTDTVEFRLYQQARQIQVITVPVPSSTPRGTVIDVDVEMDVHSLITVRGSIGDHPFEALVEVPPEAELPSEEQVADLMRAFEQGVEFLPAGEKSVKKAKMEMAHTAFTDALARGEKAVAGHEFEQMQAIADSVGKPEDGALQPPRADFEELVKDCGQLNRYVATISAKTEAPHDEREIAAAVEVQREQGERALSAGDQRSYSEVITQLQHIFDHLRTVAYRHQQENEPVAPADVAASRLQSALEMLAEVRRLVQASRTATAQHRQDVEDIGQRLAGLQSLIAQDPNRVQQEAAQERQRLIQVKSIITPGSRNEPGGGVLPEALNRGPRR; encoded by the coding sequence ATGACGCAGTACGTGAGCAAGGCCGTCGGGATCGACCTGGGGACCACCAACAGCGCGGTGGCGGTGATGAATCCGACCGACACCGACATCGTGATCCACAAGGGCGGCATGAACGCCCGCACGACGCCGAGCTGCGTGTGGCGCAACCCGGGCAACGGCGAACTGGTCGTCGGGCGCAAGGCGTTCGCGAGGGTGGGCAGCGAGCCGGAGCCGATCACCTCCGTCAAACGCCTCATGGGATCCCGCAGGACGGTGACCTTGGCGGGCGAGGAGCGCACCCCCGTCGAGATCTCGGCCGAGATCCTGCGGGAGATGAAGCGGCAGATCGAGGAGGACGTCGCGGAGTTCGACACCCCGGACGTGACCTGGGTGGTGGACCGGGCCGTCGTGACCGTACCCGCGTACTTCGACCAGCCGCAGATCGACGCCACCCGCAAGGCGGCGGAGGCCGCCGGTCTGCGGGTGGTGGACCTGCTGCACGAGCCGACGGCCGCCGCGAGCTACTACTGCTGGCGGACAGGCACCCGGGACGGCACCTTCCTGGTCTACGACCTCGGCGGCGGCACCTTCGACGTGAGCGTGGTGCGCTGCAAGGCGGCCGACTTCAGGGTGCTCGGCATCAGCGGCAACACGATGCTCGGCGGGGACGACATCGACACAGCGCTCGCCCGCCACCTCCAGCAGCTGATCCAGGGCGACGACTGGGCGATGGACCTGGACCTGGAGAACGACGCGGAGGACCGGCTGCGGTTCCGGCGGCTGAAGTCCCTCGCGGAGTCCGTGAAGAAGGGCTTGTCGAACAGCGAGGAGTTCATGCTCCGCGACTCCGGTGGGCTGACCGACAAGGAGGGGCAGCGGGTCGTCATCGACACCGTGATGGAGCGCGCCCAGCTGGAGAAGATCGCCCGGCCCCTGCTGGAGCGCACCTTCCAGTACTGCGACGAGGCGCTCGACCAGGCGACCAGGGAGGCCGGGGTCACCCTGGCCGACGTGGACCAGATCATCCTGGCCGGCGGGTCCACCCACCTGCCGCTCGTCCGGGAGATGGTGCGCAGCCGGCTCTGCTCGCCCGCCCCCGGGTCCCCCGCCCCCGACGGCCCCCGGGCCAAGTGCACCGAGCCGGTGTACGAGCAGGTGGACACGGTCGTCGCGCTGGGCGCCGCCGTGCGTGCCTCGGCGGTGGGCGGCCTGGACATCCTGAACGAGGAGCGGACGGTCCGGGTGGGCTTCCGCGGCACCGTGGTCACGGCCGCGGACCGCACCGTGGTCGGCGGAACGGTCGAGGCGCTCGACCCCGATCTCGATCTCACCGGCGGCTCGGTGCGGCTCAGCACCGAGGAGTACGAGGACGAGGCACAGCTCAAGCCGGGCGGCAGCTTCGCGTTCACCCGCATTCCCGTACAGCCGGACGCGCAGAGCCTGCTCACCATCGAAGTGCTGGACGCCGACGGGGAGTTGCTGGCGACGGTCGGACGCGCGGTCGTCCACGACCGGGAAGCCGGGGCCAAGCCGGTGGGCAACCCGGTCCGCGCGGCGATCAACGCCAAGCCGATCCTGCTGGAGGTGTCCCGCGAGGGGCGTACGGAGCGCGAGGAGCTGATCCCCGCACTGCGGTCGCTGCCGTTCAAGGAGCGCTACGACTTCAGCCACCCCGGTGACACCGACACGGTGGAGTTCCGGCTGTACCAGCAGGCCCGCCAGATCCAGGTCATCACCGTGCCGGTGCCGTCCTCCACCCCCAGGGGCACGGTCATCGACGTCGACGTGGAGATGGACGTGCACTCGCTCATCACCGTGCGCGGCTCCATCGGCGACCACCCCTTCGAGGCACTCGTCGAGGTGCCGCCGGAGGCCGAACTGCCCAGCGAGGAGCAGGTCGCCGACCTGATGCGCGCCTTCGAGCAGGGCGTCGAGTTCCTGCCGGCGGGCGAGAAGAGCGTGAAGAAGGCCAAGATGGAGATGGCGCACACGGCCTTCACCGACGCCCTCGCACGCGGCGAAAAGGCGGTCGCAGGTCACGAGTTCGAGCAGATGCAGGCGATCGCCGACTCCGTCGGCAAGCCGGAGGACGGGGCCCTGCAGCCGCCCAGGGCGGACTTCGAGGAACTCGTGAAGGACTGCGGCCAGCTCAACCGGTACGTGGCCACGATCAGCGCAAAGACCGAAGCCCCGCACGACGAACGGGAGATCGCCGCGGCCGTCGAGGTCCAGCGGGAGCAGGGCGAGCGGGCACTGAGCGCCGGTGACCAGCGGTCGTACTCGGAGGTCATCACCCAGCTGCAGCACATCTTCGACCACCTCCGGACGGTGGCGTACCGGCACCAGCAGGAGAACGAGCCGGTCGCCCCGGCCGATGTGGCCGCGTCCCGGCTGCAGAGCGCCCTGGAGATGCTCGCCGAGGTGCGCAGGCTGGTCCAGGCCTCCCGCACCGCCACGGCCCAGCACCGGCAGGACGTCGAGGACATCGGGCAGCGGCTCGCCGGCCTGCAGTCCCTCATCGCCCAGGACCCGAACCGGGTCCAGCAGGAGGCCGCGCAGGAACGCCAGCGCCTGATCCAGGTGAAGAGCATCATCACGCCCGGTTCGCGCAACGAACCGGGCGGCGGTGTGCTCCCCGAGGCACTCAACCGAGGGCCGCGGCGATGA
- a CDS encoding tetratricopeptide repeat protein, giving the protein MSVRCPVVLCREENAYGAEVCAGCRTPLSGYARLHTYPAYLFNQGLAAAREGRLAAARDCFAAVVHWCPGDTEARNALALAGLRLGDRSEAHRQWTEVLGRRPGDPKATWGLAQLAEPSEPAKPAESSEPALPAVPSQSAEPAEPSGISGPGEVSEPAPGPG; this is encoded by the coding sequence ATGAGCGTCCGCTGCCCGGTGGTCCTGTGCCGCGAGGAGAACGCGTACGGGGCGGAGGTCTGCGCGGGCTGCCGTACGCCGCTGTCCGGCTACGCGCGCCTGCACACCTATCCCGCGTACCTGTTCAACCAGGGGCTCGCCGCGGCACGTGAGGGCCGCCTCGCGGCCGCACGGGACTGTTTCGCCGCGGTGGTGCACTGGTGCCCCGGCGACACCGAGGCGCGCAACGCGCTGGCCCTGGCCGGCCTGCGGCTCGGTGACCGCTCCGAGGCACACCGTCAGTGGACGGAGGTCCTTGGCCGCAGACCGGGCGACCCGAAGGCGACTTGGGGGCTGGCGCAGCTCGCAGAACCCTCGGAGCCCGCAAAGCCCGCGGAGTCCTCAGAGCCCGCATTGCCCGCAGTGCCCTCACAGTCCGCAGAGCCCGCCGAACCGAGTGGGATCAGCGGGCCCGGCGAAGTCAGTGAGCCCGCCCCAGGGCCTGGATGA
- a CDS encoding CHAT domain-containing protein: MIEPATLNVRVTAQGMTARYEYDLRVGSTVGESPPLEMEYTVEVDPELVKGCRARIDAALTKAADAQSVPEPGLVKELARWGKLLYDQLFPRVQGNAAELVTRLHASTGPVLVRTNEQEVPWELLHDGRDFLGLRHDLGRRMVGKRPVVGGRSISRVGRALIVGDTIGDLPSAREEVAKVAAWLGGRGIECKVLLGHEATVLDVVTELASDETPYDLFHFCGHVATGDGTTGLMMHGRQLLGAVALQTLSSCGAPPVAFINGCASAGGGEVASMCMSFMSLGAKTVVGTRTEVADEGAWQFAAEFYGRLLAGEPAGAGVRAARAALRERPDAAWASFILYGDPAVGITKDETTESPQLPEPHDEDMMIALAPDARQLMQRVYESAADRGGVASVDLLQGLLGEEDIRQRIEGSIGADAMEALDQVIDQVLRPPSRADGDSAADGDSGTDGDGSSTGTGLGGVLSDTVNRVFTEAATRVAADGRSTITTADITAAFVAVGGGVSARLLELCGVPLARLLPDESSLDPSSLDPSSLDPSSLDPSSLDPSSLDPITPVQDTLEDDSPALPRDPAPLNGDERLPMDDLSRSAVGIVRLANLLADGRGEVISTYTLLLAFGAMGSEVLRRGMHEQGATGERAFRQLSGMLTPRRRDLSPRVHDVLDQARRRSAAGRTSSGRVGEAAILLALLEDEESSARELMRKLGIDPEQLIQALGRAH, translated from the coding sequence ATGATCGAGCCGGCCACGCTGAACGTCCGGGTCACCGCACAGGGCATGACCGCTCGCTACGAATACGACCTGCGGGTCGGCAGCACCGTCGGCGAGAGTCCTCCACTCGAAATGGAGTACACGGTCGAGGTCGACCCGGAACTGGTGAAGGGCTGCCGCGCCCGGATCGACGCGGCCCTGACCAAGGCGGCCGACGCTCAATCGGTCCCGGAACCCGGTCTGGTCAAGGAGTTGGCCAGGTGGGGCAAGCTGCTCTACGACCAGCTGTTCCCTCGGGTGCAGGGCAACGCGGCCGAGCTGGTGACCCGGCTGCACGCGTCGACCGGCCCCGTCCTGGTGCGTACGAACGAGCAGGAGGTCCCGTGGGAACTGCTGCACGACGGCAGGGACTTCCTCGGCCTCAGGCACGACCTCGGTCGCCGGATGGTGGGCAAACGCCCCGTCGTCGGCGGGCGCAGCATCAGTCGGGTGGGCCGCGCGCTCATCGTGGGCGACACCATCGGCGATCTTCCCTCCGCCCGCGAGGAGGTCGCGAAGGTCGCGGCGTGGCTGGGCGGCCGTGGTATCGAGTGCAAGGTGCTCCTTGGACACGAGGCCACCGTGCTCGACGTCGTCACCGAACTGGCCTCGGACGAGACGCCGTACGACCTCTTCCACTTCTGCGGTCATGTGGCGACCGGCGACGGCACGACCGGGCTGATGATGCACGGTCGTCAACTGCTCGGCGCGGTCGCCCTGCAGACCCTCTCGTCGTGCGGTGCGCCACCGGTGGCCTTCATCAACGGCTGCGCCTCCGCCGGTGGCGGCGAAGTGGCCAGCATGTGCATGTCCTTCATGTCCCTGGGCGCGAAGACGGTCGTCGGCACCCGCACCGAGGTGGCCGACGAGGGCGCCTGGCAGTTCGCCGCCGAGTTCTACGGACGGCTGCTCGCGGGCGAGCCGGCCGGTGCCGGGGTCCGGGCGGCCCGCGCCGCGCTCCGTGAACGGCCGGACGCCGCCTGGGCGTCCTTCATCCTGTACGGCGACCCGGCCGTGGGCATCACCAAGGACGAGACGACGGAGAGCCCCCAACTCCCCGAACCGCACGACGAAGACATGATGATCGCTCTCGCCCCCGACGCGCGGCAGCTGATGCAGCGGGTGTACGAGTCCGCCGCCGACCGCGGCGGGGTCGCCTCCGTCGATCTGCTGCAAGGGCTGCTCGGCGAGGAGGACATCCGGCAGCGGATCGAGGGCAGCATCGGGGCGGACGCGATGGAAGCCCTCGACCAGGTGATCGACCAGGTCCTGAGGCCCCCCTCGCGTGCGGACGGCGACTCCGCTGCGGACGGCGACTCCGGTACGGACGGCGACGGTTCCAGTACGGGTACGGGACTCGGCGGGGTCCTCTCCGACACCGTCAACCGCGTGTTCACGGAAGCGGCCACCCGCGTCGCCGCCGACGGCAGGAGCACCATCACCACGGCCGACATCACCGCGGCCTTCGTCGCCGTGGGCGGCGGCGTCTCCGCCCGGCTGCTGGAACTGTGCGGGGTTCCGCTCGCCCGGCTGCTGCCGGACGAGAGCTCCCTCGACCCGAGCTCCCTCGACCCGAGCTCCCTCGATCCGAGCTCCCTCGATCCGAGCTCCCTAGACCCGAGCTCCCTCGACCCGATCACCCCCGTTCAGGACACCTTGGAGGACGACTCCCCGGCCCTGCCCCGTGACCCAGCGCCGCTGAACGGCGACGAGCGGCTGCCGATGGACGACTTGAGCCGCAGCGCCGTGGGTATCGTGCGGCTCGCGAACCTGCTGGCCGACGGACGCGGCGAGGTGATCAGCACCTACACGCTCCTGCTCGCCTTCGGCGCGATGGGTAGCGAGGTGCTGCGCCGCGGTATGCACGAGCAGGGGGCGACCGGGGAGCGAGCCTTCCGGCAGCTCTCCGGAATGCTCACCCCCCGGCGCCGTGATCTGTCCCCCCGTGTCCACGACGTACTGGACCAGGCCCGCCGACGCAGCGCCGCCGGGCGTACGTCCTCCGGTCGCGTCGGCGAGGCCGCCATCCTCCTCGCCCTTCTGGAGGACGAGGAGTCGTCGGCGCGTGAGCTGATGCGGAAACTCGGGATCGACCCCGAACAGCTCATCCAGGCCCTGGGGCGGGCTCACTGA